The genomic interval CCTATACCTTTAGCTATTCTTGCATCTTTTCTTAATCTACGTTTTCTCAAACGTTGAAAGTCTACAAAAAAAGTAAATAGCCCTATAGCTACTATTAAAAACATCTCATATAGGCTAAATAATTCCTTTAATTCACTAATTATAGTCATCAATTTTTATCACCTTTTCTCACCACATATAACAAATAAAGCTACAT from Caldisalinibacter kiritimatiensis carries:
- a CDS encoding CLC_0170 family protein, with protein sequence MTIISELKELFSLYEMFLIVAIGLFTFFVDFQRLRKRRLRKDARIAKGIGLVYLIVGPLIFISLQFV